From Lolium perenne isolate Kyuss_39 chromosome 5, Kyuss_2.0, whole genome shotgun sequence, a single genomic window includes:
- the LOC127302708 gene encoding phenolic glucoside malonyltransferase 2-like, producing MAATDKLRIIETAVVTPNDLSLPPRSLPFTFFDVEWLRERPQPLVQRVFFYRLTQQHHVAVQRLISDLKHSLSKALTFFYPLAGHVRRTPGARSNRYELFYQPGDGVAFTAAEYDLHDVDDFLASSDHPVPVSMLAPLVPLLPKGRAVLAVQATVLRRGGLALGVTLHHSACDGASYTQFLHAWAAACAGATDDMPPPPVIDRSLISDRNNLYDIYCAGISLPSDGAEIELAGTTTSSYLDDQLLATFTLSQELIQSIKDALAAEAARRNAPTPLRCSSLLAAYSFIWSCYCRAKHPMDAAGDQARATTYFLFAVDHRKRLNPPVPDQYMGNCLSPAIAAACQDELGAAAGTGTAAGLFAAFTAITVALEQALSDGSHERWDRCMGRVREAAKAGLLSVAGSPRFHVYDVNFGFGRPAKVYMVSAARTGGISVAEAGDGRGGVEFGIPLPAAGMERFSRCFADANRDVGTVHEQD from the coding sequence ATGGCGGCTACCGATAAGCTACGGATCATAGAAACCGCAGTCGTCACCCCCAATGATCTGTCACTCCCACCGCGATCGCTGCCGTTCACCTTCTTCGACGTCGAATGGCTCCGAGAACGGCCGCAGCCGCTCGTCCAGCGCGTCTTCTTCTACCGCCTGACCCAGCAGCACCACGTCGCCGTCCAGAGGCTCATCTCCGACCTCAAGCACTCCCTCTCCAAGGCCCTCACCTTCTTCTACCCGCTCGCCGGCCACGTCCGCCGCACGCCGGGAGCCCGCAGCAACCGCTACGAGCTCTTCTACCAGCCCGGGGACGGCGTCGCTTTCACCGCAGCCGAGTATGACCTCCACGACGTCGACGACTTCCTCGCCTCCTCCGACCACCCCGTCCCGGTCTCCATGCTCGCGCCTCTCGTGCCGCTCCTGCCCAAGGGCCGGGCGGTGCTCGCCGTGCAGGCCACGGTGCTGCGACGCGGAGGCCTCGCTCTCGGCGTCACCCTGCACCACTCGGCCTGCGACGGCGCTAGCTACACCCAGTTCCTGCACGCCTGGGCCGCGGCCTGCGCCGGCGCCACTGATGACATGCCGCCGCCGCCCGTCATCGACCGCTCGCTTATATCCGATCGAAACAACCTCTACGACATCTACTGCGCAGGCATATCGTTGCCGAGCGACGGCGCCGAGATAGAGCTCGCCGGCACCACCACGTCCTCGTACCTCGACGACCAGCTTCTCGCCACCTTCACACTGTCTCAAGAGCTTATTCAGAGTATCAAGGACGCGCTCGCCGCCGAGGCGGCCAGGCGTAACGCTCCGACGCCTCTCAGATGCTCCTCTCTGCTCGCCGCCTACAGCTTCATCTGGTCATGCTACTGCCGAGCCAAACACCCCATGGACGCCGCCGGTGACCAAGCAAGAGCAACAACCTACTTCCTCTTCGCGGTGGACCACCGCAAGCGGCTCAACCCGCCCGTCCCGGACCAGTACATGGGCAACTGCCTCagcccggccatcgccgccgcgtGCCAGGATGAGCTTggggccgccgccggcaccggcaCCGCGGCAGGCCTCTTCGCAGCGTTCACTGCGATCACCGTCGCCCTGGAGCAAGCCTTGAGTGATGGGTCGCACGAGAGGTGGGACAGGTGCATGGGGCGGGTGAGAGAGGCGGCGAAGGCCGGCCTGCTGTCGGTGGCCGGGTCGCCGAGGTTCCACGTGTACGACGTCAACTTCGGGTTCGGACGGCCGGCAAAGGTGTACATGGTGTCCGCGGCCAGGACCGGCGGTATTTCGGTGGCGGAGGCGGGCGACGGCCGTGGTGGCGTGGAGTTTGGGATCCCTTTGCCGGCAGCCGGAATGGAGCGTTTCAGCCGGTGCTTTGCGGATGCCAATCGCGACGTGGGCACAGTCCATGAACAGGACTAG